In Oncorhynchus mykiss isolate Arlee chromosome 1, USDA_OmykA_1.1, whole genome shotgun sequence, the following proteins share a genomic window:
- the LOC110522040 gene encoding fibroleukin, whose protein sequence is MTDPSPQTATSPGSRTTRPNQQTTLSSSAKIISRTSLKTSTSPVTMTTTIASLKKTSSRQQFSTRPSPKTSTTSPIPLANSNHSPTTTSPDTPTPSPNSPTPSPIPESSTTSARELRVKTSQVSASLNDTKDTSGGPKVSRGGHPKVRPGLNLLTEKEQVGSKTNRTENQPQSPAQISPGVTMAPRDCSDHMARGDRNSRVYQVTPDPKNRTIAVFCDMESHGGGWTVIQLRQDGSVDFNRTWAEYRTGFGDLMVGEFWLGNDHIHLLTRNRVMVLRVELEDFNGMMEYAEYRLFRVAGERLRYRLSVGGYSGTAGDALQFSKSYDHNNRFFTTPDRDYDRYPSGNCGAYYSSGWWFDACMASNLNGRYYVGKYKGVRNGIYWGTWHNISTEYYPTNDRQSFKTVRMMIRPRGYAK, encoded by the exons ATGACTGACCCCAGCCCACAAACGGCCACAAGCCCTGGCTCAAGAACTACAAGACCTAACCAACAAACTACCCTCAGCTCTAGCGCAAAAATCATCTCTAGAACTAGCCTGAAAACATCCACTAGCCCTGTCACAATGACCACTACTATCGCCAGTCTAAAAAAGACCAGCTCAAGGCAACAATTTAGCACAAGGCCTAGCCCCAAAACTAGCACTACTAGTCCCATTCCATTGGCCAACTCTAACCATAGCCCTACTACCACCAGCCCTGACACCCCTACTCCCAGCCCCAACTCCCCTACCCCCAGCCCCATACCGGAGTCTTCCACCACCAGTGCGAGAGAACTGCGTGTGAAGACCAGCCAGGTATCTGCTAGTCTGAATGACACAAAGGATACAAGCGGAGGGCCAAAGGTTTCTCGAGGAGGGCATCCAAAGGTCCGTCCTGGGTTAAACCTGCTCACAGAAAAGGAGCAGGTAGGCAGCAAGACTAACAGGACGGAGAACCAGCCTCAAAGCCCTGCACAGATTTCACCAGGAG TTACCATGGCACCCAGAGACTGCTCTGACCACATGGCCAGGGGGGATAGGAATAGCAGAGTCTACCAAGTGACCCCTGACCCTAAGAACAGAACCATTGCAGTGTTCTGTGACATGGAGTCTCATGGCGGAGGGTGGACCGTCATTCAGCTCCGTCAGGATGGCAGTGTGGACTTCAACCGGACCTGGGCTGAATACCGGACAGGCTTTGGTGACCTGATGGTTGGGGAGTTCTGGCTGGGCAACGACCACATCCACCTGCTGACACGAAACAGGGTGATGGTCCTTAGGGTGGAGCTGGAGGACTTTAACGGCATGATGGAGTACGCAGAGTACAGGCTCTTCCGTGTGGCTGGCGAGCGGCTACGCTACCGCCTGTCTGTGGGTGGGTACTCGGGCACGGCAGGAGATGCACTTCAATTTAGCAAGAGTTACGACCACAACAACAGGTTCTTTACGACTCCTGACAGGGACTATGACCGCTACCCTTCAGGGAACTGTGGGGCCTACTACAGCTCAGGCTGGTGGTTTGACGCCTGCATGGCTTCCAACCTCAACGGGAGATATTATGTGGGAAAATACAAAGGGGTGCGGAACGGAATCTACTGGGGGACGTGGCATAACATATCCACAGAGTACTACCCGACTAATGACAGACAATCTTTCAAGACTGTCAGAATGATGATCAGGCCAAGGGGCTATGCAAAGTGA